A window of Chaetodon auriga isolate fChaAug3 chromosome 2, fChaAug3.hap1, whole genome shotgun sequence contains these coding sequences:
- the usp48 gene encoding ubiquitin carboxyl-terminal hydrolase 48, translating into MAPRLQLEKAAWRWVETVKPEEIRQEHIDLAYRVNLPACKRGTCRRNCKGNPNCLVGIGEQAWLGEIDENAFHNIDDPNSERRDKNTFVGLTNLGATCYVNTFLQVWFHNLELRRSLYQCHNSRAQEHNIKSDYEPQSICEHLQYLFALLQNSNRKYIDPSGLVKALGLDTGQQQDAQEFSKLFLSLLEDTLSKQKNTNLQNVIQRQFCGQFSYVTVCNQCGRSSALQSRFYELELNIQGHKSLTECVTEFLKEEKLDGENRYFCESCQSKQNATRRIRLHNLPPTLNLQLMRFVFDRQTGHKKKLNTFISFPEQLDMGPFLEGKQDQKCVYELSAVLIHRGISAYSGHYIAHVKDARTGDWYKFNDEEIEKMEGKKLQLGIEEDIAETVKSQTRKPKCSKGYHCSRNAYMLVYKVQEEESSDPSTTNVEVPAFLQRLVDQDNHKFEEWCSEMADMRKQSVDKGKAKHEEVKELYELLPAKDGEPYEFIPLEWLKKWLDDSTATKEIDNSLFLCSHGKLHPDKVGESKRVSLQAAQLFYERYSGGPRLDGSSLCRECVGQRCRVLRLKNQLNEDYKEVSNLVKRTLSGEGYWVGKASLRSWRQLALDQLEEDEHETKHSNGQTNGQGPHTTGSKEFGPELSEGNEDEMKTFNEDIVCNHGRLSILETERKLVSPEVWTKLRAYFPRAPEFTQNQESCQQCLTLEQEEKDNEAVSKMMALDQKNQLLNLFHEKNRPTLTKWPQGTDVLYIVPLFFVDEWRKFIRRPTKSSPVSNVGNTLLLCPHGGFMFTYDSLINGDAQHIALLWPSEWDVISRLFIVDQPISIHCFKQTTSSGPTTQYTTQPDLCWECRESFLFQQQRDLREYTQATIYIRKVIEDKRMIKEAAPELNASSSEAEEEKEEHPKVDGERDPDFSQSEDGAKRLKLSDNSAASSAVVPVTSVTKAGGIRRSTRHRKLRGEKALIVSANQTLKELKIQIMHAFSVAPFDQNLSIDGKSLTDDSATLGSLGVIPESIICLKADEPIADYAAMDDVYQVRMPEEGFKGTGLLGH; encoded by the exons ATGGCGCCCCGCTTACAGCTGGAGAAAGCGGCTTGGCGTTGGGTGGAAACGGTGAAACCAGAAGAAATCAGACAGGAGCATATCGACCTAGCATATCGCGTCAATCTCCCGGCCTGCAAGAGAGGAACCTGCAG GAGGAACTGCAAAGGGAATCCCAACTGTCTTGTCGGTATTGGTGAACAGGCGTGGCTTGGGGAGATTGATGAAAACGCTTTCCACAATATCGATGACCCAAATTCAGAGCGACGGGACAAG AACACATTTGTTGGCCTGACCAACCTGGGTGCAACATGTTACGTCAACACATTCCTGCAAGTGTGGTTCCACAACCTGGAACTGCGTCGGAGCCTCTATCAGTGCCATAACTCCCGAGCACAAGAACACAATATTAAGTCTG atTACGAGCCTCAGTCCATCTGTGAGCACCTACAATATCTATTTGCACTCCTGCAGAACAGCAACAGAAAGTACATCGACCCTTCAGGGCTGGTCAAAGCACTGGGCTTGGAcacaggacagcagcag GATGCCCAGGAGTTTTCAAAGCTTTTCTTATCTTTATTGGAAGACACGCTGTCCAAGCAGAAGAACACCAACCTGCAGAATGTCATCCAGCGGCAGTTCTGTGGACAGTTCTCCTACGTTACTGT TTGTAACCAGTGTGGACGATCATCTGCACTGCAGTCCCGATTTTATGAGCTGGAGCTGAACATCCAGGGCCACAAGAGCCTCACAGAATGCGTCACAGAGTTCCTGAAG gaggagaaactggATGGGGAGAACCGCTACTTCTGTGAGAGCTGTCAGAGTAAACAGAACGCCACCCGAAGGATCAGACTGCACAACCTTCCTCCAACCCTCAACCTGCAGCTCATGCGCTTTGTCTTTGATAG ACAAACAGGCCACAAGAAGAAGCTCAACACCTTTATAAGTTTTCCAGAGCAGCTGGACATGGGGCCTTTCTTGGAAGGAAAACAAG ACCAGAAGTGTGTTTATGAACTGAGTGCAGTGCTGATCCATCGGGGCATCAGTGCCTACTCGGGCCACTACATTGCCCACGTGAAGGATGCTCGTACTGGCGACTGGTACAAATTCAATGATGAGGAAATTGAGAAGATGGAAGGCAAGAAGCTGCAGCTTGGCATTGAGGAGGACATTG CTGAGACGGTGAAGTCCCAAACACGAAAGCCAAAGTGTAGCAAAGGCTACCACTGCTCCAGAAATGCCTACATGCTGGTGTATAAGGTCCAGGAAGAAGAGAGCTCAGATCCCTCCACGACCAACGTCGAGGTGCCAG CCTTTCTTCAGAGGTTGGTGGACCAAGACAACCATAAATTTGAGGAGTGGTGCAGTGAAATGGCTGACATGAGAAAACAGAGCGTGGATAAGGGCAAAGCCAAGcatgaggaggtgaaggagctCTACGAGCTTTTACCCGCAAAAGACG GCGAGCCTTATGAATTTATCCCCCTGGAGTGGTTGAAGAAGTGGCTTGACGATTCCACAGCCACAAAAGAAATCGACAACTCCCTCTTCTTGTGTTCTCATGGCAAACTACACCCTGACAAGGTGGGAGAGTCCAAGAGGGTTTCCCTCCAAGCTGCTCAGCTCTTCTACGAGCGCTACAGTGGAGGGCCGAGACTGGATG GCTCCTCTCTGTGCAGAGAGTGTGTTGGCCAGCGATGCAGGGTGTTGCGGCTGAAGAACCAGCTCAATGAAGACTACAAGGAAGTCTCCAACCTGGTCAAACGCACACTCAG tggtgaGGGCTACTGGGTGGGCAAAGCATCTCTGCGTAGCTGGAGACAGTTGGCTCTAgatcagctggaggaggatgaacacgaaacaaaacacagcaacgGGCAGACAAATGGACAGGGACCACACACCACTGGCAGCAAAG AGTTCGGCCCAGAGCTCTCAGAAGGCAACGAGGACGAGATGAAGACTTTCAATGAAGACATTGTCTGCAACCACG GGAGGCTGAGTATTCTCGAGACTGAACGGAAGCTGGTATCACCTGAAGTTTGGACCAAGCTGAGGGCATACTTCCCCAGAGCCCCAGAATTCACCCAAAACCAAGAGTCCTGTCAGCAGTGCCTG ACATTagagcaggaagaaaaggaCAATGAGGCAGTCAGTAAGATGATGGCCCTGGACCAGAAGAACCAACTGCTCAACCTCTTCCATGAGAAGAACCGGCCAACACTCACCAAGTGGCCTCAG GGCACAGATGTGCTTTACATAgtccctcttttttttgtggatGAGTGGAGAAAATTCATCAG gaGGCCAACTAAATCCTCCCCAGTGTCTAATGTGGGcaacactctgctgctctgtccacaTGGAGGCTTCATGTTCACCTACGATTCCCTGATAAATGGAGATGCACAACA TATAGCTCTGCTCTGGCCCAGTGAATGGGACGTGATCAGCAGACTCTTCATTGTAGACCAGCCAATCTCCATCCACTGCTTCAAACAGACCACATCCAGTGGTCCCACCACTCAGTACACAACTCAGCCTG ATCTGTGTTGGGAGTGCAGAGAGAGCTTccttttccagcagcagagggacCTCAGAGAGTATACCCAAGCAACCATCTACATCCGCAAAGTCATTGAAGACAAGCGG ATGATAAAGGAGGCAGCTCCGGAACTGAAcgccagcagctctgaggctgaggaggagaaggaagaacaTCCAAaggtggatggagagagagacccAGACTTCAGCCAG TCAGAAGATGGTGCAAAGCGGCTAAAGTTGAGTGACAATAGTGCAGCATCATCAGCTGTTGTTCCTGTGACCAGTGTGACCAAAGCAGGTGGAATCAGAAGAAGCACCCGGCACAGGAAgctcagaggagagaaagcacTCAttgtttcagccaatcagacactGAAAGAGCTTAAAATACAG ATTATGCACGCCTTCTCTGTGGCTCCGTTTGATCAGAACCTCTCCATTGATGGAAAAAGTCTGACGGATGACTCAGCGACTCTGGGCAGTCTGGGTGTCATCCCTGAAAGCATCATCTGCCTAAAG GCTGACGAGCCAATAGCAGACTATGCTGCAATGGATGATGTCTATCAGG TGAGAATGCCTGAAGAGGGATTTAAAG gCACTGGGCTTCTCGGGCACTGA